In Haliscomenobacter hydrossis DSM 1100, the DNA window AAGAAAACAACCTTGTTGAGTAGGACAAGGCAACGTAAGTATTGTTTTTGCGGAACAACCCGCATCAATTATAAATGTACTACTATGAGAAAATTTACATCCCATGACTATGCTATTTGGCGCATCAGTCGACGCTGCGTTTTGTTGGTAACTGTGCTTTTTTTATGGAATGATGCATCCCTTATCGCTCAACGCAACCTTACCCTTTACAACCTTCCAGGTGTACCGCAGTCCCAAATGATGAATGTTGGGCGGATGCCGGATTACAATTTTCACCTGAGTTTACCGGTCATCAGCAACATCAACCTGGGCGCCAGCAGCAGTGGGTTTTCGGCCAATGACCTCAAAGACCTGGATTTTGATGGCAATGGTGAAGGTGCCGATGACTCTTTCTTTGAAACGGATTTTTCCGATTTCATCAACAAAATTGGGCCTTACAACACCATGGGGTTCGATTTCAACACCACCCTGATCGACGCCGGTTTTCGCATAGGCAAAGGGTACATTAGCCTCCAGGGAACGGAGAGCGTACACACCCTTTTGGGCTATTCCGAATCTTTGTTCTCTTCCTTTAATGAAATCCAGGGTTTGGTACTGGAGGACTTTGATAACGGTCCCCGCAAGTATTCGATTTACGGTACTTATCTGGATTTTTCCCACCACCGCACCCTCGGTGCCGGATATACCCATGAGATCATTCCGGGCAAACTCAGTGCGGGCTTGCGGGCAAAAATGGCTATCGGCATTGGTCGAGCCTGGACCCAGAATGAAGATTTTGACATCATCGGCGATTTGCAACAAGGAATTTTGGGCATCGAAGGCAATGTGGGGCTATTGATGGCTGGTTTGCCCGCTGCATTTGATTCTACCCAGGGGATTGAAACTTACCTGAAAGGCAGTGGTAACAAGGGTTTAGCCCTGGATTTTGGTGCTCAGTATCGCATCAACGATAAAATTGAAGTGTATGCCAGTTTGGTCAACCTCGGTCAAATCGTGTGGCGCAACAACCTGACCCAATACGGTTACAGCACCAAATACCTCGATTTTTACGCCAATAAACCCGATGAAGCTGAGCAGGCACTGGAAGATGTGATTGACTTTGTGACCACTCCCGAAAAAACCAAACAGGTCGGCAGCATCAAGTCGCCGCTCCCCATGTACGCTTATGTGGGTGGCAATTACCATTTCAGCAAAGCCTTCAGTGCTGGCGCCATGGTCAATATGGAGCGTTTGGATGGTTTCAACTACTGGAACTTTGCAGTCAATGGCCGTGCCAATGTGGGCCGGGTCTTGCAAGCCGGAGTGACTTTGGCACAGGTGCAAGGCATTGGTTTCCAAGTGGGCGCAGGTGCTGCCATTAACCTGGGGCCTGTACAAATCTACGCTGCCTCCGACAATATCAGTTCGGTAGTCAACCTGGGAAATGCCCAAAATGCCCAGGTCAATGTAGGACTGAATTTTGTTTTTGGTCATCGCAAAAATAAAAACGATTTGGCAGCAAACGACAGCACGGGTGTCGAAACCGAGGTAGTTGCTGCTGTGGATGATGATACCCTGTCTACAGGAAAAAAAGTGAAGATTGCCAAGCCTAAAAAAGAAAAAACCAGCGTTGCCAAAACCAGGGAACGCCCCGAGCCTGCGCCAAAAACAAGCAGTATACCGCCTCCGGCCAAGCCAACGTACACCGCCGTTGTGGCAACGACTCCTCCGGCGCTCAAGCCCTGGGTCAACCTGCGTGGAACAACCTACAATGCCGCCAGCAAGGAATTGATGAAGGGGGTAACGGTTGAATTGTACCAACAACAAGGTGACCGCGAAGTATTGGCCTACGTGCGGGGCAATCCAGGCACCGACATCCTGGCCCCAATGGAGCGCAACCGGGAATACCGCATTGTCGTAAAGAAAAATGGCTTTAAACCTACGGAAACAAAAGTGAGCCTGGATGAATTGGCGGGTGTAGTTGATTTGCAAAAAGACTTCTTCCTGGAAGTTGCCCCAGAAGAGCTACCTACCGTGGTAAGCACCAAACCCGTCGATAAACCTGTTGAAACAGCTAAGCCAATTGAGACGACACCTCCGGCTGATTCGACCATGACCACTAAGCCTGCACCGACAAACGCTCCTTCCGCGCCTGCACCCAATACTGCGGTTAAAAAACTTGAAGTATTCGTCGTGACGGGTGCAACCGAAATGAAGCCAACAGCCTCCGTAGATGGAGCAACTGTAATCAAAATTAGTGCCGGATTCCGCATTCAAGTATTGGAAAAAACCAATGCCGATTGGTGGTTGGTGAGATTCCGAGACTACAATGGTTATGTTTTGGCCAAAGTACTGAAGGAAGAATTGTGATGTGCTGATGTGCTGATGTGCTGATGTAAAAAAAAGAGCATTTGGATCGATCCAAATGCTCTTTTTTTTAGGCTAACCTCTTATTTAGCTCTACATCGGAGGTTTAACTGTAGCAGGAAACATGTGTTGAAAAGTAAATCCTTGATGCGAAATGTCCAGCGTAATGGTGGTATTCTGGGCCGTTTCGGCATCAATTCTAAAACGCACCCGGAATCCATCTTCGAGTACAAAAGGATTCGTTGGCGCTCGGGTCACATTGGTGCTGCTCAGGGTCAGGGTGGCAATAACGGAGAGATTGTTCAAGGGCAATTCGGTCGTTTGGGGAATCAGTGCTGGCGTCACCGGAAAAAACGACAATGGAGAACTGTTCCACCAGTCGCGGAATGCATTGAAGCGGGTAACGTAATTGCCAATTAAGGCTGAACCATTGTCGGTACTACGGATATTGCGCAAGCTGAGTTTTACCGGTAGGGTATCCGTAATGTTGTGGGTAAACACGCCCGGGTTGGGCACTTGGGAAAAATCAGTTTCAGCGATCCAGGTGTGGTTGTTGGCTTTATTGCCAATGTCCCCTACAATCATGGCTTTGGGCAACACGTTGGCAAATTGGAGCAAACTTGAGACCAAAGCCGGATTGGAAAACAATTGCAAACGGTATTCTCCCGCAGAATTGATGTAAAAAAACGAACCGTTTAAAGCCCGCGCAAATGCCACCAACAAACGGCCTTGAGTTTCCAGAGCAGAATAAGCCGTACCCAAATTTTCAAACAAACAGGGATAATAACTCTTGCCGTCACTACCCGTGCAAACCGCTGAAGGGCCTACGGTATTTACGGGCACCGAACGCAAATTGCGCAAAGCGGTATTAAAATTCTGGAGGAAGTTTTTGTTGGCCAAAACGGTAATCGCTACGGCTTTCTTTTGATCCGGGTTCAGGGTGTTGAACAAAACCCGGGTGGTATCCCGCACCTTGGCCAATTGAGCTGCCAGCGTAGGGGTAGCCGGAACAAAATAATTGACATTGGGGGTCACTTCATCGCGGAGGTAATCCGAGATTATCGCATCTGCGGTACGGCTATCGAGTGTAGTGAGGGTATCAATCTCAATGTTGAGCAAAATTCCCAGTGCATTGACCCGCACCTCGTGATTGCCCACCGACAAATTGGGTGGTGCAATAAAGTAGTAGGTCAAATTGTCCACGCCTTTTACAAAACGAATGGTATCGTTGTTGTCCGTGACCCCCACCACGATATCGGCCAAATACACCGAATCGAGGGTGAATTTGTCGAATTTACCATTGGTGGTGGTGACCGTTAAGGAATCGTATTCCGAAGGATCGGGTACAATATCGAATTCCTCCAGGCCGCAAGAGGGCAGCGACAAGAGGGTGATGCTCAGTAAGAGGCCTAACCCAAATAGATATGGGGTAGTCCCTGAGCGCAGTCGAAGGGTGGTCCCTGAGCGAAGGGCGGTTTTGTTAGTAGTTTTCATTTCAAAGTATGTTAATCCTGATGATAAAATGCATGGATTGTCCAACCTACGGGTTGGTATTTACTTGAACGAGGGAGATGCAATGACTTCGTTGAGAAGACATTGTCATTGATTGGACGCTTTGTGAAGGATGGGGGTAAAAATAGGAATTTTATTTAACATCTGGTGTGTGTGAGCGGGAAAATGTGGCCTAATCGGGGTTAAGTTTCATTTAATAAAAGGATGAGGTCAACATTACCCCAACATCTCCCCAATATCAATTTTCACGCCAACATTACCCCTCAAATCCAAAACACCTTAGCTTTGACCTGAAAAACCATTCAGCGTCATGATCAAGTACCCTTCTACCCTAGCCTACCTGGCTTTAGCCCTTATTATTGTTGCCTGTACCCGCCAAACACCCTGGGTCGCCCAGGCTCCCGCTGGAGCGGCCTACTGCCAAATCGACCGTGCGGGCGAAAGCATCATTCCCAATGGCCGCATCATCAAGCCTGCCGGCAAAAGTATCGTAACCGCGCCGCACCCTTATGGCCTGGTGCTCTCACCAGATGGTAAGGTGGCGGTAACGGCCAACTCGGGCAACGCCCCGTTCTCCATCACGGTGATCCGCAATTTTGCAGGCCCAGGTGAACCCCAAGTACGACAAATTCCCGAAGGTGCCGATAACCAAGAGGGCATTTTGGAGTCCGTCTTCATGGGACTGGCCATCACATCCGACAACCGCTACGTGTTTGTAGCCGGTGGGCAATCCAATAAAATTTTCAAATTCGATCTGGAAACGGGCAAAAAAATCGACTCCCTGCGCTGTGGCGTCGTAGACGGCGACCGCGATTACACCCAGGGTTACATCGGCGACATGATCCTCTCTCGCGATGGAACACGCCTGTACGCCCTGGATCAGATCGGCTTTCGCCTGATGGTCATCGATGCCCAAACCCTGCAGTTGTTGCACAACATTCCCACCGGACGTTACCCTTTTGGCATCACCCTTTCCCCTGATGGCCGCAGCTTGTACGTGGCCAACGTGGGCGTTTTTGAATACAAGCCACTGAACAACCTCGACCCCAAAAACCTCAAAGGCACGGCTTCCGACTTTGTCACCTCGGGCTACAACACGCCCGAGATGCGCGAGGGCTACAAAAAAGGCCAACTGGATGTGCCTGGCCTCGGCGACCCTAACTCGCCCGAAGGTTTTTCCGTATGGAAATATACCCTGGGCGAGCAACCCAAGGTGAGTAAAAAAATCAAAACCGGATTCCTCGTGGGCGATCTGGTTGACGGCGTTCCTGCGGTGGGCGGCGCGAGTCCCAATTCGCTGGTGGCCACCGATCGCTACGTGTTTGTTTCCAACGGCAACAACGATTGTATCTCGGCGATTGACTTCGTAAAAGATACCGTCGTCAAAAACATTTTCCTCAAACCCGATCCCCGTTTGGGTGGTTTCCGGGGGGTGATTCCCTTTGGCCTGGCCCTTTCGCCTGATCGGAAGCAATTGTTTGTAGCTGAATCTGGGGTCAACGCCGTGGGGGTAGTTGATGCTGAAAAACTGGAAGTACTCGGCCATATCCCCACGGGTTGGTTTCCCTCCAAAGTGGCGGTGACCCCTGACGGCAAAAAACTGCTAGTCACCTCCGCAAAGGGTTACGGCAGTGGTCCCAATGGGGGCAAAAACTGGCAAGAGGGTCCCGAAGGCCACTACGTGGGCGGCCTGATGTTTGGGTTGCTGAATGTAATCGATGTACCCAATGCCGAGCAACTGAAGGCGCATACTGCCGAGGTAGTTCGCCAAAATTACAATTTTGCCCCCGCCAACGACGCCCAGTTCAAATGGCGGGCAGCCAATCCGGTGCCCCTTTTTCCCGGTCAAAAAGAAAGCCCCATCAAGTACATCGTGTTCATTTCCAAAGAGAATCGAACTTTCGATGAAGTTTTCGCCCAGGTTAAAGGCGTTAAAGGCGATGCCACGCTGGCGCGTTACGGTGCCAATCAAAAAGTAGTCAACCGCCGCCATACCGATAGTGTCATGAATGCCACCGTGATGGTCAACCACCTGGCCCTGGCCGAACGTTTTTCCATCAGTGACAACTTCTACGTCGACTCCGACCATTCCGCCGACGGCCACCGCTGGTTGGTCAACACCTACCCGAACGAGTGGGTGGAAACGGGGGTGACCGCATCTTACGGAGGCAAGCGCCGCATGCGTGCCAACAGTAAAGCACCCGGTAACCTCTTGCTCTACGGCTCTTCGGGCGCCATTTATCCCGAAGATTATAACGAAGCAGGTTCCATGTGGGATCACCTTGAGCGCAACAAAAAGGAATTCTTCAACTTTGGTTTTGGCGTTGAACTCGCCGGGGGCATCGACGATTCCACGATGAAATACACCGGACTGAAATACCTCGTAAATTACCCCATTCCCGGGCCACTTTTTGATCGTTCTTCCCGCAAATACGCTACGTACAACATGGCCATTCCCGATCAATTCCGGGTCAAAACCTTCTTTGAGGAATTTAACGAAAAGTTCATGGGGGCTGGCAAAACCTTGCCCGAAGTACTGACCATCATTTTGCCCAACGATCATGGAGCAGGTGAACGTCCACACGCAGGCTATCCTTACCGCGCCAGTTACATGGCCGACAATGATTTGGCGCTGGGTCGCGTGGTGGAGTTTTTGTCCAACACCCCGTATTGGAAAAACATGGCCATTGTGGTCACCGAAGACGACGCCCAGGATGGCCAGGATCACGTGGATGCACACCGCAGCATTCTGATGGTCATTTCGCCCTATGCCCGCAAAAATTTCGTTGGGCACCAACACTACAGCTTTGGCAGTATTTTTAAAACTTTCTGGAACATCCTTGGCATTCCGTACCTCAATCAATACGACGCAGCGGCCACCGATTTGGCGGACTTGTTTACGGACAAACCGGACTTCAGCCCCTACAAGGCATTTCCGGTAAATCCCAAAATTTTTGATCCACAAAAAGCACTGACCCCCATGGACGCGAAATTTGACTGGAAGGCGGTCATTGAATCCCCCAAGCTAGACAATGTGGAAGATTTTTTGAAGCAAAATCACTAAATTTTCAGTTTTTAGCAAAAAAGTACTCAATTCGCTTGCGTGAGGGCGATTTGCATTCTTGTCTAAAATCCGTTATTTTTGGTTAAAATTTTCAACAATGACAACTCAACTGGTTCTTCGATTTGATAATGCTGATGACCTCATTCGAGTTCTTCTTTTTTTGAAAGAGCAAGGAATGGAAGACTTGGCTTTTGGTTCAAATCAACCTAGATTGAAAAGAAAAAAAGATGCTGAAAAAAAAACATGGGAAGGTGTCGGTAGTATCAATCTACAAGATAAACTAAACACTATTCCTAACCTCCGTGATTTTGCTTATGAAGACTGAGGTTTTGCTGGATACCAATATCTTGCTTTATGCTTTAGATAGTGGAAATCCTTACCATGCTCAAGCTGTTTTACTTTTAGAAGATTCTGCGCTCAGATTCTCGGTAACTACTAAAAATATCGCGGAATATTTTGCAGTATGCTCCAAACTAAAGGTACCTCTGGCTAAGGCTATCGTATTTTATCACTCGTTGTGTGAAAATGCTCAAGTCTTGTTTCCTAATGAAGCCAGCTTACTCATTTTCGAACAATTGATCCAAAAATACAATCCTATAGGCAATCGTGTATTTGATATGGAAATCGTTTCTGTAGCTTTAGTATATGGAATTTCCATAATCGTCACCGTTAATACCAAAGACTTCGATGCAATTGATGAAATTACAGTTCGGAGCTTAACGCTATGAAAAATCTTATCTTTATCCTAGCATTATTTCTGCATTTACCTCTCGTGGCACAACAAATTCAAGGTGTTTTAGTAGACGCCAACACCAACCAACCCTTGGCGGCGGCTAATCTGTGGTTAAAGGGCACCCAGCGTGGTGCGGCGACTAATGCTCAGGGCAATTTTACCATCAATGCTCCGGCAGCCCAAGGCACTTACACCCTTCTGGTGTCCATGTTGGGGTACCGCGAGATGGAGCAGGAAATCCAACTCTTGGGGAATGATTTGAAACTGGACACTTTGCGCCTGAGTGCGGAACCCACACTCATTGCCAGCAATTTGGTGATCACCGCCAACCGCAGCCTCAACCAAGCTTTCGCCACCACCGAGGCCGTAAGTGTTCTCAAGGCCAGCGAGATCATCCACAACGGTGCCCGCAGCACGCCCGAAGCCCTGATGGGCTTGACGGGTGTTTTTGTACAAAAAACCAATCACGGCGGGGGTTCCCCTTTTGTGCGCGGCTTGACGGGCAATCAAACCCTGCTACTGATGGACGGCTTGCGGATGAACAACTCCATTTACCGCTTTGGCCCCAATCAATACTTCAACACCATCGATGTATTCAGCTTGCAGCAAATTGAAGTGGTACGTGGGGCTGGTTCCGTCTTGTACGGCAGCGATGCCATGGGGGGCGCCATCCAGGTGTTTACGCCTACGCCCCAATTTGCCTCGGAAGGCTGGCAATTTGGCGGTCGGCTGCTGGGCCGTTACCTCGATCGCGATATGGAACAAACCGTACATGCCGAACTGAATGCCGCCAACGAAACAATAGCGTTCCGCGCTGGTGCCAGTGTACGCAATTTTGGCGATCACTATGCCGGAAAAGGCCTGGGCAAAGAAGGCCCTTCCAGCTACCGCGAGCGGGCCGCCGATGCCAAAGCGGTATTCAAACTCAATCGTCATGCCCAGTTTACGCTGGCCTACAATGGCGTTTTTCAAACGGAGGTAGAACGTTACGACCAATATGTAACCGGCTTTGCGCTGTCGCAATTTGAGCCCCAAACCCGCCAGATGGCTTACGGACGTTTGGCCTGGGAAGGGCAATCCCCCTGGTTGCAAAACATCACCCTAACCGGCTCCTGGCAGTTTGCCGAAGAAGGGCGGATTTTTCAGCGCAACAACAACGTAACCCGCAGCAATGAATTGGATGAAATCCGCACCTTCGGCTACGTACTGGAATGGCATGCCCAACCCTTGTCGTTTTGGAAAATAACCTCTGGGGTAGAAGCCTACCTCGATAAAGTGAGCAGCGGCGGCAGCAACCTCAATACGGAAACGGGTGCAGTCACGGCGCGCCGGGGCCTCTATCCTGCGGGAACCAATGCCACCAATACCGCAGTGTTTACTGCCCATCAGCTTAGTCACCAACGTTGGACCCTCAACCTGGGATTGCGTTACAACCAGGTGCGCCTGGAGATTCAGGATGCCACTTTTGGGGATACGGAAATCACGCCGGATGCCCTGGTCGCTCACGCCTTGTTGCGCTATCAGGTGGGTGAACACCATGCAATTTCCGGGGGTACTTATTCCGGTTTTCGGGCACCCAACATCAATGACATGACCAGCTTTGGGCGTTTTGATTTTGGCATCGAAGTCCCCAGTTATGATCTCTCACCCGAGCGTACTACCACGTATGAGCTGAATTACAAGTACAGCTCGGAAAAATTGCAGGCCAATGTTTCGGGTTTTTACACGGCTTTATCCGATTTGGTGACGCGGGTGCGCGGCACTTTTGAAGGACTGCCGACTTACGAAGGCAGCGACGTGTACAAAAAAGAAAATGCGGCGGAGTCTTTCATTCGCGGAACGGAACTGGATGTGGCCTGGGCCTTGAGTGCACAATTCAATCTGCAAGGCAGTTTGACTTATACTTTTGGGCAAAACACCACCGGGAACGAACCGATGCGCCGGATACCGCCACTCAATGGTCGGATTGCCTTGCAATACCAACCTGTGAAACAGTGGTTCAATCGGGTAGAATTTTTGTACGCCAGCAAACAAGACCGTTTGGCAGGAGGTGACAAGTCCGATCCACGGATTCCGAAGGGAGGCACCCCTGGATGGGAAGTGTTGAACTTACGTAGTGCCTACCAGTTCAAACAAGTGGAGTTGCAGGCCGGGCTGAACAACCTGTTCAACGAAGCGTACCGCACGCACGGGTCGGGGATTGATGGTGTGGGAAGAAGTGTGTGGATTGGTTTGGATTGGAAGTTTTAATTTTAAGTGGCAGGACAAAATCGAGGCAACGCAAAAACTAACGGATGATTTTGGATTGTAGAGATGCACGGCCGTGCGTCTCTATGGCGCGTTGCCCCAATTTTGTCATGCACTCAATTATTTTCTTTAGCTGCCTCATTTTTTCAGGCCTTTCCGGCTAGTCCAAGTCTTCCTCTATCAACTCCCAATATTTAAAATAGCAGCAATCATGCCGGTGGATGCACCCCAAAAACAATCAAATTTCTCCGATACTCAATAAGCTTCTGTCGGTTCAATTGCAGTTCATTCACCGTACACCGACCAATCGAAGTCAAACCAATGATTAAGGTCGCATCTTCATTCCAGGAGAAATGCTCTTCCCAGTGATTGATTCGTGGATTAAAAACGGTTACCCATAAATGCGTAGACTGATCCAACGCTTTCACCTTATTGGATTTTAGCCGATTGCATAAAAAACAAGCATAAGCCAGATTGTCTATATCCGAGCTGCCACTCAGGCTTTCGGGAAGGATATGATCAATGGTAAATGAATTTGGAGCATATTTATCCTGGCTTTTACAATATTCGCAACAGTAGTTGGCTCGTTGAGCCACCGCTTCACGTGTACCTTGGGAGATGGATAACTTAGCCATTTAAGCCCAATTGCGCAATAATTTCATCAATCGTCGTACCCCGCAAAATTGCCAATTGCCCCATGTTTTTCAGGCGCTCCACACTGTAGTCCTCGTAAGCTTCCGCGAGTTTTAGTGCCTCAACTTCCTCCTCAGAGTTCAACATTTCGAATTCAGACTTCCAATCCAGAAATTTTAGCCTATCCCATTTTTCTGAATCAAACCCAAGGTTAATGTTTTGTAGGAGCTTGGCTTCTACCTCATCAAGAATGGGCACGCCACTTTTTTGAACGCGAATAATATTCAACTCTCGCAGCAATTGATCAAGATGTTGCACATCTAATTGCTTCGCGGTACTTAATATGTCAGAAACGGATACCTGTAACCCCATTTTCAGTTTTGACTCAAAAATAAGTTTGTTTTTAGGAAAAAACAAGTTGGCTGTCGTTTCATGCTGAGCTACAGCAAAAACAGGCAACTGTTTTTCCTTAAAACAAAGAAAAATAAACCCAGTTTCCCAGTCAAAATTGTGCTCTACACCACAAAACGCTAGTCTTGTAAAAAACTCCAGCAAAACCTTTGATTAAACTCACCCCTTAATCTTCGCTTTGGCCAGTGTATTGACTTCCAAAAAATGCACACCGCCATACTGTTCTCCATTTTTTTCCACAATTCTAACCTCCACCTTGTGTTTACCATTCGTCAATCCTTTGGGTAGGTCTGCTTTCCACAAGTGCAGATTCACTTTAGCCGCCATCCATACGCGATATGTTCCGAGGTGCTGGTTCAAAAAATCATCCACATAAGGATCGGTGCCTTCAAATTGGGTCATGGTTTGAAAATCGCCCTCATCCCAGCGAACTTCCACTACCGCATCGGGCGGCGCTGCAAATACATTGATGATCAACTGCGCTTGAGCAGGAGCTTTAACTTTGGGGAAACGCAGGACGTAACGAGAACGACTTTCAGGAACACCTAAGGGTTTGAACGCGTAGCTGAATTTCGTCCCAGAAAATTTGAAGACAAAATACCCATTCGGTGCCCCATCCATGGCCATGCGCACGGGCAGACCGTCTTCTTCCAAAGGGCCTTGCCACCAGGCACCACAAACGGCCCCGGCAATCAATTCTGGAAACGAGCCATTCCATTTCTCCCAGCCACCTTCACGCAGATCCACATGCTCGATGGTATGCGTGTGGGCCGAGGCGGCAAACAAGTGGGGGCGCTTTTTGAGCAAAGCATACAAATCCCGGCGGTTCATGATGTTCCGATAGGGATTTTGCGCCGCAGTTTTGGTAAAAATGGGAATATGGGAGAGTAAAAAAACGAGTTTATCTTTAGGAACCCATGCCAAATCATTCGCTAGCCACTGCAATTGTCGGGCATCAAGGCGGCCTTCGGTGATGCCTTGTTCATCGCGTTTGGTGTTCCAGCCGCTGTAATCTACATCATCCAAAACCACAAAATGCACCTCTCCGTAATCGAAGGAGTAATAAGTCGGGCCAAAAAAGTATTGAAAACTTTCGCGGGCAAAACGGTTTTGCGTAGCCCGGATGTTGATGTCGTGATTGCCCATTACCACGTACCAGGGCTTGCCAATTTCGCCCAAAGCGGCCCGCACTTCCGGGTGTACTTCCAACTCATCCCAGGCTAAATCGCCAAGAGGAATCATCAAATCCGCTTGTTCTTGTTGCAGGGCGGGTATCGCCAGTCGGCGGAAATAATCTACTTCTTTGCTCGTTTCGGGTTGGATGTCCCCCATCAAAATGGCGGTAAACTCCGTATTTATCTGCGTTTTGATCAAATAAAAATTCAGTGGGTTGGGGACTTCGCCGCTTGGTGGAATAGCG includes these proteins:
- a CDS encoding alkaline phosphatase family protein gives rise to the protein MIKYPSTLAYLALALIIVACTRQTPWVAQAPAGAAYCQIDRAGESIIPNGRIIKPAGKSIVTAPHPYGLVLSPDGKVAVTANSGNAPFSITVIRNFAGPGEPQVRQIPEGADNQEGILESVFMGLAITSDNRYVFVAGGQSNKIFKFDLETGKKIDSLRCGVVDGDRDYTQGYIGDMILSRDGTRLYALDQIGFRLMVIDAQTLQLLHNIPTGRYPFGITLSPDGRSLYVANVGVFEYKPLNNLDPKNLKGTASDFVTSGYNTPEMREGYKKGQLDVPGLGDPNSPEGFSVWKYTLGEQPKVSKKIKTGFLVGDLVDGVPAVGGASPNSLVATDRYVFVSNGNNDCISAIDFVKDTVVKNIFLKPDPRLGGFRGVIPFGLALSPDRKQLFVAESGVNAVGVVDAEKLEVLGHIPTGWFPSKVAVTPDGKKLLVTSAKGYGSGPNGGKNWQEGPEGHYVGGLMFGLLNVIDVPNAEQLKAHTAEVVRQNYNFAPANDAQFKWRAANPVPLFPGQKESPIKYIVFISKENRTFDEVFAQVKGVKGDATLARYGANQKVVNRRHTDSVMNATVMVNHLALAERFSISDNFYVDSDHSADGHRWLVNTYPNEWVETGVTASYGGKRRMRANSKAPGNLLLYGSSGAIYPEDYNEAGSMWDHLERNKKEFFNFGFGVELAGGIDDSTMKYTGLKYLVNYPIPGPLFDRSSRKYATYNMAIPDQFRVKTFFEEFNEKFMGAGKTLPEVLTIILPNDHGAGERPHAGYPYRASYMADNDLALGRVVEFLSNTPYWKNMAIVVTEDDAQDGQDHVDAHRSILMVISPYARKNFVGHQHYSFGSIFKTFWNILGIPYLNQYDAAATDLADLFTDKPDFSPYKAFPVNPKIFDPQKALTPMDAKFDWKAVIESPKLDNVEDFLKQNH
- a CDS encoding calcineurin-like phosphoesterase C-terminal domain-containing protein, which gives rise to MHPIKQTASGYVYEQGSTQGVSDVMVSNQREVVLTDENGYYTLPIDEDCCIFISKPAGYLLPVNEFQQPQFYYLHRPKGSPNVEELVPYPAIPPSGEVPNPLNFYLIKTQINTEFTAILMGDIQPETSKEVDYFRRLAIPALQQEQADLMIPLGDLAWDELEVHPEVRAALGEIGKPWYVVMGNHDINIRATQNRFARESFQYFFGPTYYSFDYGEVHFVVLDDVDYSGWNTKRDEQGITEGRLDARQLQWLANDLAWVPKDKLVFLLSHIPIFTKTAAQNPYRNIMNRRDLYALLKKRPHLFAASAHTHTIEHVDLREGGWEKWNGSFPELIAGAVCGAWWQGPLEEDGLPVRMAMDGAPNGYFVFKFSGTKFSYAFKPLGVPESRSRYVLRFPKVKAPAQAQLIINVFAAPPDAVVEVRWDEGDFQTMTQFEGTDPYVDDFLNQHLGTYRVWMAAKVNLHLWKADLPKGLTNGKHKVEVRIVEKNGEQYGGVHFLEVNTLAKAKIKG
- a CDS encoding DUF5723 family protein — translated: MRKFTSHDYAIWRISRRCVLLVTVLFLWNDASLIAQRNLTLYNLPGVPQSQMMNVGRMPDYNFHLSLPVISNINLGASSSGFSANDLKDLDFDGNGEGADDSFFETDFSDFINKIGPYNTMGFDFNTTLIDAGFRIGKGYISLQGTESVHTLLGYSESLFSSFNEIQGLVLEDFDNGPRKYSIYGTYLDFSHHRTLGAGYTHEIIPGKLSAGLRAKMAIGIGRAWTQNEDFDIIGDLQQGILGIEGNVGLLMAGLPAAFDSTQGIETYLKGSGNKGLALDFGAQYRINDKIEVYASLVNLGQIVWRNNLTQYGYSTKYLDFYANKPDEAEQALEDVIDFVTTPEKTKQVGSIKSPLPMYAYVGGNYHFSKAFSAGAMVNMERLDGFNYWNFAVNGRANVGRVLQAGVTLAQVQGIGFQVGAGAAINLGPVQIYAASDNISSVVNLGNAQNAQVNVGLNFVFGHRKNKNDLAANDSTGVETEVVAAVDDDTLSTGKKVKIAKPKKEKTSVAKTRERPEPAPKTSSIPPPAKPTYTAVVATTPPALKPWVNLRGTTYNAASKELMKGVTVELYQQQGDREVLAYVRGNPGTDILAPMERNREYRIVVKKNGFKPTETKVSLDELAGVVDLQKDFFLEVAPEELPTVVSTKPVDKPVETAKPIETTPPADSTMTTKPAPTNAPSAPAPNTAVKKLEVFVVTGATEMKPTASVDGATVIKISAGFRIQVLEKTNADWWLVRFRDYNGYVLAKVLKEEL
- a CDS encoding type II toxin-antitoxin system VapC family toxin; its protein translation is MKTEVLLDTNILLYALDSGNPYHAQAVLLLEDSALRFSVTTKNIAEYFAVCSKLKVPLAKAIVFYHSLCENAQVLFPNEASLLIFEQLIQKYNPIGNRVFDMEIVSVALVYGISIIVTVNTKDFDAIDEITVRSLTL
- a CDS encoding HNH endonuclease; the encoded protein is MAKLSISQGTREAVAQRANYCCEYCKSQDKYAPNSFTIDHILPESLSGSSDIDNLAYACFLCNRLKSNKVKALDQSTHLWVTVFNPRINHWEEHFSWNEDATLIIGLTSIGRCTVNELQLNRQKLIEYRRNLIVFGVHPPA
- a CDS encoding TonB-dependent receptor, with the protein product MAQQIQGVLVDANTNQPLAAANLWLKGTQRGAATNAQGNFTINAPAAQGTYTLLVSMLGYREMEQEIQLLGNDLKLDTLRLSAEPTLIASNLVITANRSLNQAFATTEAVSVLKASEIIHNGARSTPEALMGLTGVFVQKTNHGGGSPFVRGLTGNQTLLLMDGLRMNNSIYRFGPNQYFNTIDVFSLQQIEVVRGAGSVLYGSDAMGGAIQVFTPTPQFASEGWQFGGRLLGRYLDRDMEQTVHAELNAANETIAFRAGASVRNFGDHYAGKGLGKEGPSSYRERAADAKAVFKLNRHAQFTLAYNGVFQTEVERYDQYVTGFALSQFEPQTRQMAYGRLAWEGQSPWLQNITLTGSWQFAEEGRIFQRNNNVTRSNELDEIRTFGYVLEWHAQPLSFWKITSGVEAYLDKVSSGGSNLNTETGAVTARRGLYPAGTNATNTAVFTAHQLSHQRWTLNLGLRYNQVRLEIQDATFGDTEITPDALVAHALLRYQVGEHHAISGGTYSGFRAPNINDMTSFGRFDFGIEVPSYDLSPERTTTYELNYKYSSEKLQANVSGFYTALSDLVTRVRGTFEGLPTYEGSDVYKKENAAESFIRGTELDVAWALSAQFNLQGSLTYTFGQNTTGNEPMRRIPPLNGRIALQYQPVKQWFNRVEFLYASKQDRLAGGDKSDPRIPKGGTPGWEVLNLRSAYQFKQVELQAGLNNLFNEAYRTHGSGIDGVGRSVWIGLDWKF